From a single Pseudobutyrivibrio xylanivorans genomic region:
- a CDS encoding asparagine synthase-related protein — MAFRYIEKDGVEFYESMKHKNITPISDEERISVHTADDIDTEIRNQMEQFKDMKKGILLSGGMDSAIVASYLSGSDAYTFRFLGGDFQKEELERAEYYAKYFGLNLHYVDISWDTVVAHLIPVMKAKAAPVHSIEPQILQAAFQAKADGVEIMFVGESSDLIFGGMDGLLAKDWTFDEFMERYIFTKPEDVLVEPVSMQYLFERYRVDGDKIDFLKFMDDVFSIESSSSYLNAFEVAGMPYYDPYARLKMAEELDLYRVRHGEPKYLIRELMHMKYPEIPVPNKNPMPRPVDEYFKTWEGPKRPEFRNDIDMNRFTGNQKWQMYCLEQFLNMNEA, encoded by the coding sequence ATGGCATTTCGCTATATAGAAAAAGATGGCGTAGAATTCTATGAGAGTATGAAGCATAAGAATATTACTCCTATCTCAGATGAAGAGCGAATTTCAGTTCACACTGCTGATGATATTGATACTGAAATCAGAAATCAAATGGAACAGTTCAAGGATATGAAGAAGGGAATTCTTCTTTCTGGCGGAATGGATTCTGCAATTGTAGCTTCATATCTTTCAGGTTCAGATGCTTATACGTTCAGATTTTTAGGCGGTGATTTCCAAAAAGAAGAGTTAGAACGTGCTGAATACTACGCAAAGTACTTTGGTCTGAATCTACATTATGTGGATATTAGTTGGGACACGGTAGTAGCTCATCTTATACCTGTAATGAAAGCTAAGGCTGCGCCTGTTCATTCAATTGAACCACAGATCCTTCAGGCAGCATTTCAAGCAAAAGCCGATGGTGTAGAAATCATGTTCGTTGGAGAGAGCAGTGATTTAATATTTGGTGGGATGGATGGACTGCTTGCAAAGGACTGGACCTTTGATGAATTTATGGAGCGATACATCTTCACTAAGCCAGAGGATGTTTTAGTTGAGCCTGTATCTATGCAGTATTTGTTTGAGCGTTATCGTGTAGATGGAGATAAGATTGATTTCCTTAAGTTTATGGATGATGTTTTTTCTATAGAATCATCAAGCTCATATTTGAATGCATTTGAGGTTGCAGGAATGCCATATTATGATCCTTATGCACGTCTTAAGATGGCTGAAGAATTGGATTTGTATAGAGTTCGACATGGAGAGCCAAAGTATCTGATTCGCGAACTGATGCATATGAAATATCCAGAGATTCCTGTGCCTAATAAGAATCCGATGCCAAGACCTGTTGATGAGTACTTCAAGACTTGGGAAGGTCCAAAGCGACCAGAGTTCAGAAATGATATTGATATGAATCGTTTTACAGGTAATCAGAAGTGGCAGATGTATTGTTTAGAGCAATTCTTAAATATGAATGAAGCATAG
- a CDS encoding transposase yields MSRQRKQHSKQFKLDAINYRKEHPDLTQSECAKNLGIGVSTLARWESQYRDHDGDIPVRGSGNYESDEAKEIARLKRELRDAQDALDVLKKAISILGKN; encoded by the coding sequence ATGTCACGTCAAAGAAAACAACACAGCAAGCAATTCAAGTTGGATGCCATCAACTATCGTAAGGAGCATCCTGATCTCACTCAATCAGAGTGTGCCAAGAACCTAGGAATAGGTGTCAGCACCTTGGCCCGTTGGGAATCTCAGTACAGAGACCACGATGGCGATATTCCTGTTCGTGGTTCGGGTAATTACGAATCAGATGAAGCGAAGGAAATCGCTAGATTGAAACGTGAGTTACGCGATGCTCAGGATGCACTTGATGTGTTAAAAAAAGCCATCAGCATTCTGGGGAAAAATTAA
- a CDS encoding asparagine synthase-related protein gives MVDKQFCMSSYLMYRYVYDSEKAFSEKKSCRQVDLNFNRLPVKDKDALYKALKYYVDEACLDGKAALALSGGIDSAILARLVPEGTKAYTFRCVVPGVKVIDESESAKRWADMNNLNHEIIDITWEDIVLAADKCMYHKGSPIHSIEAQIYIAATKAVGEGKTKFILGENADIIYGGMNGLLAKDWLYHEFVDRYTYVMPYRVLRNPVMPLEPYKEYEIDGHIDGHDFINKYFRQEALGTYTNACETAGIKFIGPYSLTYLDAPIDYARIRSGDTKYVIRELFRYLYPGVELPAKIPMPRPVNEWFADWKGPVRAEFVPYCTDDMTGDQKWMIWCLERYLNMIEETSYE, from the coding sequence ATGGTTGATAAGCAGTTTTGTATGAGTTCTTATCTCATGTATAGATATGTATATGACAGTGAAAAAGCATTTAGTGAAAAAAAATCTTGCCGTCAGGTAGATTTAAATTTTAACAGATTACCTGTTAAAGATAAGGATGCACTATATAAGGCATTAAAATATTATGTGGATGAAGCTTGCTTAGATGGAAAAGCGGCTCTAGCATTGAGCGGGGGAATTGATTCTGCAATTCTTGCAAGGCTCGTTCCGGAAGGTACGAAAGCTTATACCTTTAGGTGTGTTGTACCAGGAGTCAAAGTAATCGATGAATCAGAGTCTGCTAAACGTTGGGCCGACATGAATAATCTTAACCATGAGATTATAGATATCACATGGGAAGATATAGTACTAGCTGCAGATAAGTGTATGTATCATAAAGGTTCACCAATTCATTCGATTGAAGCACAAATATATATAGCTGCAACGAAAGCTGTGGGGGAAGGCAAAACAAAGTTTATTCTTGGAGAAAACGCAGATATTATTTATGGCGGAATGAACGGACTTCTTGCTAAAGATTGGCTATATCACGAATTCGTTGATAGGTATACATATGTAATGCCCTATAGAGTTCTTAGGAATCCAGTTATGCCACTTGAACCATATAAGGAATATGAGATAGATGGGCATATAGATGGACATGACTTTATAAATAAATATTTTAGGCAGGAAGCGTTGGGCACATATACAAATGCCTGTGAGACTGCAGGGATAAAATTCATAGGACCATATTCTCTAACATATTTAGACGCTCCTATAGATTACGCAAGAATACGATCAGGCGATACAAAGTATGTAATAAGAGAGTTGTTTAGATATTTATATCCCGGAGTAGAGTTACCTGCAAAAATACCAATGCCAAGGCCCGTTAATGAGTGGTTCGCAGATTGGAAAGGACCAGTAAGAGCAGAGTTTGTACCATATTGCACAGATGACATGACGGGAGATCAAAAATGGATGATTTGGTGTTTAGAACGATACTTGAATATGATTGAGGAGACCAGCTATGAATAG
- a CDS encoding lipopolysaccharide biosynthesis protein produces MNKAIEKYRLLPVQVRASLWFLVCSFLQKGISMITTPIFTRIMSPEDFGEFGVFNSWYGIIAIIVALGLTGGVHTQGLVKYENEGPIFTSSLQGLSLTLVAFWFAIYLLFKDFWNSLFSLSSEQMISMFILIWITAVFGFWANEQRVHYSYQSLVVVTLISSVIKPAVEIIFVMSAADKATARIIGWVICDIVMFGWVFFAHLFKGKIYFSKKFWTYALAFNIPLVPHYLSQTVLNSADRIMIQRMVGDGEAGIYNLAYSVSLIMTLFNVALTQTLNPWMYQKIKEKRITSLAPVAYTTLIIVAVVNLLLIVMAPEAVAIFAPKEYYDAIWVIPPVAMSVYFMYSYDLFAKFAFYYEKTGIIMMASIIGAILNVALNYIFIGKFGYMAAGYTTLVCFIIYAVAHYTFMRKVCRDCCEEKYPYSTSIILKITIPFLVAGFILMATYNYIYIRYGIVILTFIVAFVFRKKIIEIVKGIINIRKRN; encoded by the coding sequence ATGAATAAGGCAATTGAAAAATATCGATTATTGCCAGTACAAGTGAGGGCATCACTGTGGTTTTTGGTATGCTCATTTTTACAAAAGGGTATATCAATGATTACCACACCGATATTTACTCGTATAATGAGCCCTGAAGATTTTGGAGAGTTTGGAGTATTCAACTCTTGGTATGGAATAATAGCAATAATTGTTGCATTGGGGTTAACTGGAGGTGTGCACACTCAGGGACTGGTAAAATATGAAAATGAAGGACCTATTTTTACGTCGTCCCTACAAGGGTTATCGTTAACGCTTGTGGCGTTTTGGTTTGCAATCTATCTGTTGTTTAAAGACTTTTGGAATTCATTATTTTCATTATCATCTGAACAGATGATATCTATGTTCATTCTGATTTGGATTACTGCTGTGTTTGGCTTCTGGGCAAACGAGCAAAGGGTTCACTACTCATATCAATCTTTGGTCGTAGTTACCTTAATATCATCAGTAATAAAGCCGGCTGTGGAAATCATATTCGTGATGAGTGCTGCTGATAAAGCGACTGCTAGGATAATAGGATGGGTGATTTGTGATATTGTAATGTTTGGATGGGTGTTTTTTGCCCATCTTTTTAAGGGAAAAATCTATTTCTCAAAAAAGTTTTGGACCTATGCCTTAGCGTTTAATATTCCTTTAGTGCCGCATTATCTTTCACAAACAGTTTTAAACAGTGCTGACAGAATAATGATTCAAAGAATGGTAGGAGATGGTGAGGCAGGTATCTATAATCTTGCATACTCCGTCTCTTTGATTATGACACTTTTTAATGTTGCGTTAACTCAAACGCTAAATCCCTGGATGTATCAGAAGATTAAGGAAAAGCGAATAACTTCTCTGGCACCAGTGGCGTATACAACATTGATTATTGTTGCAGTTGTTAATTTGTTATTAATAGTTATGGCACCAGAGGCCGTTGCTATATTTGCACCAAAAGAATACTATGATGCCATTTGGGTAATACCTCCTGTTGCAATGAGTGTTTACTTTATGTATTCCTATGACCTATTTGCAAAGTTCGCATTTTACTATGAGAAAACTGGAATCATAATGATGGCTAGTATAATTGGTGCGATTTTGAATGTGGCGTTGAACTATATTTTTATCGGTAAATTTGGCTACATGGCTGCTGGTTACACTACATTAGTTTGTTTCATCATTTATGCTGTGGCTCACTATACTTTTATGAGGAAGGTTTGTAGAGATTGTTGTGAAGAAAAGTATCCTTATAGTACCTCAATAATTCTTAAGATAACTATACCTTTTCTTGTTGCGGGGTTCATTCTAATGGCAACATATAATTATATTTATATTCGGTATGGGATTGTTATACTGACATTTATTGTCGCTTTTGTATTTAGAAAAAAGATAATAGAAATTGTTAAAGGGATTATAAATATAAGGAAAAGGAATTAA
- a CDS encoding adenylyltransferase/cytidyltransferase family protein: MIIGYTTGVYDLFHVGHLNLLKNAKGMCDKLIVGVTVDELVQYKGKNALIPFEDRIEIVRSCKYVDAAVPQYDMDKLKACKELGATMLFVGDDWYGTEKWQRYEDEFAEEGVKIVYFPYTKGVSSTKITEALKQVRGWTSEASERAMKKHINVEGEENND; the protein is encoded by the coding sequence ATGATTATAGGTTATACGACAGGTGTTTATGATCTTTTTCATGTAGGACATCTTAATCTATTAAAGAATGCAAAAGGCATGTGTGACAAGCTAATAGTAGGTGTAACTGTTGATGAACTTGTACAGTACAAAGGAAAAAACGCACTTATACCATTTGAGGATCGTATTGAAATAGTACGATCTTGCAAGTACGTTGATGCTGCGGTTCCGCAATATGACATGGATAAGCTTAAAGCATGCAAGGAACTTGGCGCCACGATGCTTTTTGTGGGGGATGACTGGTATGGCACAGAAAAGTGGCAGAGGTATGAAGATGAATTCGCAGAAGAAGGTGTCAAGATTGTTTATTTTCCTTATACCAAGGGTGTTTCTAGCACGAAGATAACAGAGGCTTTGAAGCAGGTCAGAGGATGGACCAGTGAAGCGTCTGAGAGAGCAATGAAAAAACATATTAATGTTGAGGGCGAAGAGAATAATGATTGA
- a CDS encoding LicD family protein — MNSMFFLQDRYCEIRDNKDVQELLMYLFEKFKIICESNNFRYYAFGGTLLGAVRHSGFIPWDDDIDIGMPRADYEEFLDFMKNYNDDSIIEVMNYPRKNYAYPFAKFCLKDSYLLEDYIQKYAEIKLYMDIFPIDGYPPEELEGKHFSKLRLLKKIRTIKMDNNKSSKKNMDKCEYIRHLLIQKIAFFIPMNFIIKSEIDECKKYPFDKCEYSCLQGAGWCEKGKIKRTELERIAIYPFENSTIAGIVNADYNLSMFYGDYMSLPPVEKRQSNHNYRLYVSQDLYTAVCNKST, encoded by the coding sequence ATGAATAGTATGTTCTTTTTACAAGATAGATATTGCGAGATACGAGACAATAAAGACGTGCAAGAATTGCTGATGTATTTATTTGAAAAATTTAAGATTATTTGCGAGAGTAATAATTTTAGATATTATGCATTTGGGGGCACCCTTCTTGGTGCTGTTAGACATTCTGGCTTTATTCCGTGGGATGATGATATTGATATTGGAATGCCAAGAGCTGATTATGAAGAATTTTTGGATTTTATGAAGAATTATAATGATGATAGTATTATTGAGGTCATGAATTATCCTAGGAAGAACTACGCATATCCGTTTGCTAAGTTCTGTTTGAAGGATAGCTATCTTTTGGAAGATTATATTCAGAAATATGCAGAAATAAAACTTTATATGGATATATTTCCAATTGACGGATATCCTCCGGAAGAATTAGAAGGAAAACATTTTTCTAAATTGAGATTGTTAAAGAAAATCAGAACTATAAAAATGGACAATAACAAATCTTCAAAGAAGAATATGGATAAGTGTGAATATATTAGACATTTGCTAATTCAGAAAATAGCTTTTTTTATTCCAATGAATTTCATAATAAAATCTGAGATTGATGAATGCAAAAAATATCCATTTGATAAATGTGAATATTCATGCTTGCAGGGAGCAGGTTGGTGCGAAAAAGGAAAAATTAAACGAACCGAATTAGAGAGAATTGCTATATATCCGTTTGAAAACAGTACAATAGCTGGGATAGTTAATGCAGATTATAACCTGTCTATGTTTTATGGAGACTATATGTCTTTACCACCAGTAGAAAAGCGACAATCTAATCATAATTATCGGCTTTATGTTTCTCAAGATTTGTATACTGCTGTTTGTAATAAATCAACATGA